A genomic segment from Nitratiruptor sp. YY08-10 encodes:
- a CDS encoding uracil-DNA glycosylase family protein has protein sequence MNPIDLETNAPLTLPNDLEALRAIVLECHLCDLSKTRKNVVFGEGNPHAKLMFIGEGPGATEDETGRPFVGRAGQLLTKMIENVLEIPRSEVYIANIVKCRPPNNRVPTPQEAQTCIPYLFKQIEIIDPEILVALGTTSYRWLTGDNTPISKVRGQIISFRGKKLIPTFHPSYLLRNPSKKKEAYEDLLKIKEML, from the coding sequence ATGAATCCTATCGATTTAGAAACGAATGCACCTCTTACTCTACCCAACGATCTGGAAGCTCTTCGTGCGATAGTTTTGGAATGCCACTTGTGTGATTTAAGCAAAACACGAAAAAATGTGGTTTTTGGAGAAGGGAATCCTCATGCAAAACTGATGTTTATCGGGGAAGGTCCTGGAGCTACAGAAGATGAAACAGGCAGACCTTTTGTGGGTAGAGCGGGACAGCTCTTAACAAAAATGATTGAAAATGTTTTGGAAATTCCAAGAAGTGAAGTATATATTGCAAACATAGTCAAGTGCCGGCCACCAAACAACAGAGTTCCCACACCTCAAGAAGCTCAGACATGCATTCCTTATCTATTCAAACAGATAGAGATTATCGATCCTGAAATTCTTGTTGCCCTTGGCACCACAAGCTATCGTTGGCTCACAGGAGACAATACGCCTATTTCCAAGGTACGAGGCCAAATCATATCCTTTCGGGGGAAAAAACTTATTCCAACATTTCATCCAAGTTATCTTTTGCGCAATCCATCTAAGAAAAAAGAGGCTTATGAGGACCTATTAAAGATCAAAGAGATGCTATGA
- a CDS encoding class II SORL domain-containing protein, whose amino-acid sequence MPTINRYVDISEIDREAKKDYIDRHSPFVICDSSAKKGEKFKVKVRVGNEYTHPDDFDHYIAYVQLWDGERLLGQATFTPGTLANEKSQVEVDFYIIPTKKLKLTAMSYCTKHGLWESTPVEVEVTE is encoded by the coding sequence ATGCCAACAATTAACAGATATGTAGATATCAGCGAAATCGATAGAGAAGCAAAAAAAGATTATATCGACCGACACTCTCCATTTGTCATCTGTGACAGCAGTGCAAAAAAAGGAGAAAAATTCAAAGTTAAAGTACGAGTCGGAAACGAGTACACACACCCAGATGATTTTGATCATTACATTGCATATGTTCAACTTTGGGATGGAGAAAGACTTCTCGGACAAGCAACATTCACACCAGGAACACTTGCAAACGAAAAAAGCCAAGTAGAAGTTGATTTTTACATCATTCCAACAAAAAAACTCAAACTTACTGCAATGAGCTACTGTACAAAACATGGCCTTTGGGAATCTACTCCAGTAGAAGTAGAAGTTACTGAATAA
- a CDS encoding CoB--CoM heterodisulfide reductase iron-sulfur subunit B family protein → MSKLRYALYTGCTARESTPELLKSTLAVAKKLDIELVLLDEASCCGASHLQDFDDFLSLVLNARNICYAEKRGLDMVTICNTCQLNTAMTKHRLDSNPELKAKVNEKLEEVGLVYKGTSNVRHFLYALIEDYGLDNLRDKVVKPLSELNIAPFYGCHNIRPSELHHHFNRTKENPYNPTSLEELIEALEGNSVDYWHKNKCCGFHVDLQAPKTSNILTGNALADAYDNNADVMVTPCPLCHLNLDVKQKAATKAVGRELKLPVLHLPQLIGLALGCTPEELGLKHHVTEVPA, encoded by the coding sequence ATGAGTAAGCTACGATATGCACTTTATACAGGCTGTACAGCGAGAGAAAGTACACCAGAACTGCTTAAATCCACATTGGCGGTTGCAAAAAAACTCGATATTGAATTGGTTTTACTGGATGAAGCGAGCTGCTGTGGTGCAAGCCATTTGCAAGATTTTGACGATTTTTTGAGTCTCGTTCTCAATGCCAGAAACATATGCTATGCGGAAAAACGTGGTCTTGACATGGTTACAATCTGTAATACATGTCAGCTCAACACAGCAATGACAAAGCATAGACTCGACTCAAATCCTGAGCTTAAAGCAAAAGTAAACGAAAAACTTGAAGAGGTAGGTCTTGTTTATAAAGGGACTAGCAATGTACGACATTTTCTCTATGCCCTTATAGAAGATTATGGCCTCGATAACTTAAGAGACAAAGTTGTAAAACCATTGAGCGAACTTAACATTGCGCCATTTTACGGATGTCACAATATACGGCCTAGTGAACTCCATCACCATTTCAACAGAACAAAAGAGAACCCATATAATCCTACTTCATTGGAAGAGCTTATCGAAGCTCTAGAAGGAAACTCAGTAGATTACTGGCATAAAAACAAATGCTGTGGCTTCCATGTTGACTTGCAAGCACCAAAAACATCCAATATTCTGACCGGTAACGCACTGGCCGATGCATATGACAACAATGCTGATGTGATGGTCACACCATGTCCTCTTTGTCATCTCAATTTGGATGTAAAACAAAAGGCTGCAACAAAAGCAGTAGGAAGGGAACTCAAACTTCCTGTTCTTCATCTTCCTCAACTTATCGGACTCGCTCTTGGATGTACGCCTGAAGAGCTAGGCCTTAAACACCATGTCACAGAAGTTCCAGCCTAA
- a CDS encoding succinate dehydrogenase/fumarate reductase iron-sulfur subunit, whose amino-acid sequence MKVTFKVFRFNAETDYLPHYDTIEMDVKEDEVVLDILNRIKWEHDGSFSYRRSCRHGICGSCAVKVNGRSTLACKERMVDMIELFGNELIIEPVSKKRAVKDMVVDKADFWKKYETVKPWLEAEIDEHPSMENIIPPEEAEKLEEADYCIQCGCCYYACPVVEVNEDYLGPAAFEKAYRFTADVRDHAKKERLEIVDILGQGVWDCVKCYECAEACPKEIDPIGKITKLHNQIFEEGVAKSNVATRHAVGFKRSIKKHGILDEGDLVLYSEGFGVVKHMHEAFEMFKKGKIVLPWNMPKSKNLDEIQKLIKSSSTVKF is encoded by the coding sequence ATGAAAGTGACATTTAAAGTATTTCGATTCAACGCTGAAACTGATTATCTGCCTCATTATGACACTATTGAGATGGATGTAAAAGAGGACGAGGTTGTTCTAGATATCCTTAACAGAATAAAATGGGAACATGACGGAAGTTTTAGCTATCGTAGAAGCTGCCGTCACGGGATTTGTGGAAGCTGTGCAGTTAAAGTAAACGGCAGAAGCACCCTCGCCTGTAAAGAACGAATGGTTGATATGATCGAGCTTTTTGGAAATGAACTGATAATTGAGCCTGTCAGCAAAAAGCGAGCCGTAAAAGATATGGTTGTCGATAAAGCCGACTTTTGGAAGAAATACGAAACCGTCAAACCTTGGCTTGAAGCCGAAATTGACGAACATCCAAGTATGGAAAATATCATTCCACCTGAAGAAGCGGAAAAACTGGAAGAAGCGGATTATTGTATCCAGTGTGGCTGCTGCTACTACGCCTGTCCTGTTGTAGAAGTGAACGAAGACTATCTTGGACCAGCCGCTTTTGAAAAGGCGTACCGATTTACCGCAGATGTCAGAGACCATGCAAAGAAAGAGAGACTCGAAATTGTCGATATTCTTGGACAAGGGGTCTGGGACTGCGTGAAATGTTATGAGTGTGCCGAAGCGTGTCCGAAAGAGATCGATCCTATCGGAAAAATCACAAAACTCCATAACCAGATATTTGAAGAGGGTGTAGCAAAAAGCAATGTTGCTACAAGACATGCCGTAGGCTTTAAGCGATCTATCAAAAAACATGGTATTTTGGATGAAGGAGATCTCGTACTTTACAGTGAAGGTTTTGGTGTAGTCAAACATATGCACGAAGCATTTGAGATGTTTAAAAAAGGAAAAATTGTTCTTCCTTGGAATATGCCAAAATCCAAAAATCTTGATGAGATTCAAAAACTTATCAAAAGTTCCTCAACGGTAAAATTTTAA
- the sdhA gene encoding succinate dehydrogenase flavoprotein subunit has protein sequence MEIPIVTTDVVIVGSGLAGCAAAREIKKSGKDVIVLTKLHPLRSHSGAAQGGVNAALSDDDDVELHMFDTVKGSDYLADQDAVELMCSKAPETIRWIEHMGAAFSRREDGRIAQRPFGGQSKPRACFAKDRTGLTLLQTIYEQAHREGVAFWDEWYVADILYKDGKAYGVVAFNLRDLKPTIFNAKAVMFATGGYARAFKINSNAHANTGDGLSIFARHGLPLEDMEFVQFHPSGLAGSGILISEAARGEGGRLYNSLGERFMEKYAPEKMELAPRDVVARAIMNEIREGRGVGPDKMAVYLDLTHLGEAKIMERLPELRDLAITFLGQDMVKEPIMITVTAHYSMGGIPVDINGHVKQSPDKLTEGLYAAGECACVSVHGANRLGANSLLEALFFGRHVGQSIVNDLEKGIDFQPAAGSEANTMLEEIDFIMTNNGTEKTAKLRQELQDTMFENCGVFRTEESLKKQKEILKELRNRFKNIRIDDKSKTFNTDLQEAIELGHMLDYASFIVEGAIARKESRGAHYREDYPNRDDENFLKHTYAYMDEEGNISLEYGDVVLGKFEPQERKY, from the coding sequence ATGGAAATACCTATTGTCACTACCGACGTTGTAATCGTAGGCTCGGGACTCGCCGGATGTGCGGCAGCCAGAGAGATCAAAAAGAGCGGAAAAGATGTCATTGTGCTCACAAAACTTCACCCACTGCGAAGCCACTCCGGTGCAGCACAAGGTGGAGTCAATGCAGCACTCAGCGATGACGATGATGTAGAACTGCATATGTTTGATACTGTCAAGGGAAGCGACTATCTAGCCGATCAAGATGCAGTGGAGCTGATGTGTTCAAAAGCCCCTGAAACGATTCGGTGGATTGAGCATATGGGTGCGGCTTTCAGTCGAAGAGAAGATGGCCGTATAGCCCAACGACCCTTTGGCGGACAGAGTAAACCAAGGGCGTGTTTTGCGAAAGACAGAACCGGTTTGACACTTTTACAAACCATTTACGAGCAAGCACATAGAGAGGGAGTAGCTTTTTGGGATGAGTGGTATGTAGCAGATATTTTGTACAAAGACGGAAAAGCTTATGGCGTTGTCGCATTTAATCTAAGAGATCTAAAACCCACCATCTTCAATGCAAAAGCCGTTATGTTTGCTACAGGTGGTTACGCAAGAGCTTTTAAAATCAACTCTAACGCCCACGCCAACACGGGAGATGGCCTCAGTATCTTTGCACGGCATGGCCTTCCGCTTGAAGATATGGAGTTTGTACAGTTTCACCCATCGGGCCTTGCAGGAAGTGGTATTTTGATCTCTGAAGCGGCTCGCGGTGAGGGAGGACGCCTTTACAACTCATTGGGTGAACGGTTTATGGAAAAATATGCACCTGAGAAGATGGAGCTTGCACCTCGTGATGTTGTTGCACGTGCTATTATGAACGAAATTCGAGAAGGTCGAGGTGTAGGGCCGGACAAAATGGCAGTTTATCTTGATCTCACCCATCTTGGCGAAGCCAAAATTATGGAAAGACTTCCAGAACTTCGGGATCTTGCCATTACATTCCTCGGTCAAGACATGGTAAAAGAACCTATTATGATCACTGTAACTGCACACTACTCTATGGGTGGAATTCCGGTAGATATCAATGGCCATGTGAAACAGAGTCCAGATAAACTCACAGAAGGACTGTATGCTGCCGGTGAGTGTGCTTGTGTGAGTGTACATGGTGCAAACAGACTTGGTGCAAATTCACTTCTTGAAGCTCTTTTCTTTGGTAGACATGTGGGACAAAGTATCGTAAATGATCTTGAAAAAGGGATCGATTTTCAACCGGCTGCCGGCTCAGAAGCCAACACGATGCTCGAAGAGATCGATTTTATCATGACAAACAACGGTACAGAAAAAACAGCAAAGCTTCGACAAGAACTACAAGACACAATGTTTGAAAACTGTGGGGTCTTTAGAACGGAAGAATCACTCAAAAAACAAAAAGAGATTTTAAAAGAGCTCAGAAACAGATTTAAAAATATCAGAATCGATGACAAATCAAAAACTTTCAACACAGACTTGCAAGAAGCGATAGAGCTAGGACATATGCTCGATTATGCGAGCTTCATCGTTGAAGGAGCAATTGCAAGAAAAGAGTCAAGAGGTGCGCACTACCGAGAAGACTATCCAAATAGAGACGATGAAAACTTTCTCAAACATACATATGCCTATATGGATGAAGAGGGAAATATCTCTTTAGAATATGGTGACGTAGTACTAGGCAAATTTGAACCGCAAGAAAGAAAATATTGA
- a CDS encoding thiamine-phosphate kinase, which translates to MNKEIFYISLFNNKYIGDDGAYIGGKVYSADAFCENVHFKREWMSFEQIAYKAMLVNISDAIAMNAEPRQMLVSVVLPKHISPFEMEMIARGLKKAAREFGIEIIGGDTIASDRLDFHLSLISETKRPIFRKPLKETYLLAYTGKLGSVRKDLKKLLRGGKVSKRSKFIRPRLRREFMKKASRHIKTAMDISDGLFDDLAKMCRLNKKGVRFFKKIPRSVGCSGEEYELLFAFDKRDLKKILQISKITRTPVTVFAKAIRKPYKNICKPNHF; encoded by the coding sequence GTGAATAAAGAAATTTTTTATATAAGTTTATTTAATAATAAATATATCGGAGACGATGGGGCTTACATTGGTGGCAAGGTCTACAGTGCCGATGCCTTTTGTGAAAATGTCCATTTTAAAAGAGAGTGGATGAGTTTTGAGCAGATCGCTTACAAAGCGATGCTGGTCAATATCTCCGATGCCATTGCTATGAATGCCGAGCCAAGGCAGATGCTGGTCTCTGTGGTTTTACCTAAACATATTTCCCCATTTGAAATGGAGATGATAGCAAGAGGGCTAAAAAAGGCTGCAAGGGAGTTCGGTATCGAAATTATTGGAGGAGATACCATTGCTTCTGATCGGCTTGACTTTCATCTTTCACTCATTTCTGAGACGAAGCGGCCTATATTTCGAAAACCGCTCAAAGAGACTTATCTTCTTGCATATACTGGTAAGCTTGGAAGTGTTAGAAAAGATCTAAAAAAACTCCTACGAGGCGGAAAAGTTTCTAAAAGGTCAAAATTTATCCGGCCAAGACTGCGTAGAGAGTTTATGAAAAAAGCATCACGACATATCAAAACGGCCATGGATATCAGCGATGGGCTTTTTGATGACCTGGCTAAAATGTGCAGATTAAATAAGAAAGGTGTTCGTTTTTTCAAAAAGATTCCTAGAAGTGTCGGGTGCAGTGGTGAAGAGTATGAACTTCTGTTTGCTTTTGATAAAAGAGATTTAAAAAAGATATTGCAAATCTCAAAAATTACAAGAACCCCAGTCACTGTTTTTGCAAAGGCTATACGAAAACCCTATAAAAATATATGTAAACCAAACCATTTTTAA
- the truD gene encoding tRNA pseudouridine(13) synthase TruD, with protein sequence MDRLFFLDHSPIDFYFKQSPETFVVEEIPLYPFSDEGEHLVLKIRKKNMTTWQMLQTLSEQVGVKIRDIGYAGLKDKNALTYQYISLHKKYEEALKKLSHPQIKIIEMTYHKNKIRRGHLKGNKFFIRLKKVKPVDAKKIDQVIAILEEEGMPNFFGYQRFGIDGDNWQLGKEIVEGKRKERNKTLKRLLINAYQSHLFNLWLSKRIELSKLLNCFTQNELSQILDLPQSIIKELQCQKPFFKLFPGDIAMHYPKGKIFGVEDVKEESERFFAKTIAPTGLLPGVKTKRCDGLARDIEKDYDDERISEFGDRRYAWIFPQELHGVYKEKNAWYELSFFLPKGSYATVLLEEIAHRKIKGE encoded by the coding sequence ATGGATAGATTATTTTTTTTGGATCACTCTCCAATCGACTTTTATTTCAAACAATCACCTGAGACTTTTGTGGTAGAAGAGATACCACTATATCCATTCAGCGATGAGGGAGAGCATCTTGTATTGAAAATTCGAAAGAAAAATATGACTACGTGGCAGATGCTCCAGACCCTAAGCGAGCAGGTAGGGGTAAAAATACGCGATATTGGCTACGCTGGACTCAAAGATAAAAATGCTTTGACATATCAGTATATCTCCTTGCATAAAAAGTACGAAGAGGCTTTGAAAAAATTGAGTCATCCGCAGATCAAGATCATTGAAATGACGTACCATAAAAACAAGATTCGAAGGGGTCATCTCAAAGGGAACAAATTTTTTATACGTTTAAAAAAGGTCAAACCGGTCGATGCAAAAAAGATTGATCAAGTTATTGCAATCTTGGAAGAAGAGGGAATGCCCAATTTTTTCGGATATCAACGATTTGGCATCGACGGCGACAATTGGCAACTTGGCAAAGAGATCGTTGAAGGGAAACGAAAAGAGAGAAACAAAACGCTTAAAAGACTTTTGATCAATGCCTATCAGAGCCATCTTTTCAATCTTTGGTTGAGCAAACGAATAGAACTCAGCAAACTTCTGAACTGCTTTACGCAAAACGAGCTTAGTCAGATACTCGATTTACCACAATCTATCATTAAAGAGTTACAGTGTCAAAAACCGTTTTTCAAGCTTTTCCCGGGTGATATTGCCATGCATTATCCCAAGGGAAAAATTTTTGGTGTAGAAGATGTAAAAGAAGAGAGTGAGCGTTTCTTCGCAAAAACGATCGCTCCAACAGGTCTTTTGCCAGGCGTGAAAACAAAGCGATGTGATGGTTTGGCCCGTGATATAGAAAAAGATTACGATGATGAAAGAATTAGTGAATTTGGTGACAGAAGATATGCCTGGATATTTCCACAAGAGTTGCATGGGGTATACAAGGAAAAAAACGCATGGTACGAACTAAGCTTCTTTTTACCCAAAGGGAGTTATGCTACAGTATTGCTAGAAGAGATTGCTCATAGAAAAATAAAAGGAGAATGA
- a CDS encoding diguanylate cyclase domain-containing protein, whose product MGYAKEFFISFIFFTISSFVVLYIIYNDYNSEQELYLQKTLQDESKLFFVVKESLIVLSDVLFKERINQSEIKRVFARRDRKRLYELLKDDYADLKQLGLRQLHFHLPNMQSFLRFHRPKKYGDSLKGVRSGIELVIQTKKAVHCFEEGRIFNGFRNIYPIFYKNRYIGSVEISFSPYAIARLMQHYFPNAFYGLVLKKDVVDKKLFSDEKRNYLSIPNSKYYWDKVSFEKNRLTPEEKKILDEVIAKYDIQKSNAFAIKHKYVVITLPIQNCVGRYVGDFIILHPSKYLLKHFYLFVKYALISLLLLTFISIMLLLYLKQIRNNMLALEKAALKDPLTKIANRRAYKYFIKSLDQKQKYGIIYCDIDFFKRINDTYGHDKGDEILQKVAKTLSRFIRKDDLLARWGGEEFLMVLPNIGLEDVKNRAEKMRQAIENISKDLPVSCSFGVTVCEDPTHIEECIKRADEALYSAKKRGRNRVEVI is encoded by the coding sequence ATGGGCTATGCAAAAGAGTTTTTTATCTCTTTTATTTTTTTTACGATTTCTTCATTTGTAGTTTTGTATATCATTTATAATGACTACAATAGTGAACAAGAACTTTATCTACAAAAAACATTACAAGATGAGAGCAAACTGTTTTTTGTTGTAAAAGAGAGTTTGATCGTTTTATCTGATGTCCTTTTCAAAGAGCGTATCAATCAATCTGAAATTAAACGTGTTTTTGCTCGTCGTGACAGAAAGAGACTGTATGAATTATTGAAAGATGATTATGCCGATCTGAAACAGTTGGGTTTACGACAACTCCATTTTCACTTGCCGAATATGCAAAGTTTTCTTCGTTTCCACAGACCAAAAAAATATGGAGACTCTTTGAAGGGTGTGCGCTCAGGAATAGAACTAGTCATACAAACGAAAAAAGCCGTTCACTGTTTTGAAGAAGGAAGAATCTTTAACGGATTTCGAAATATTTATCCTATTTTTTATAAAAACCGTTATATAGGAAGTGTTGAAATATCTTTTTCTCCCTATGCCATAGCGAGATTGATGCAGCACTATTTTCCTAATGCTTTTTATGGTCTTGTTTTAAAAAAAGATGTCGTAGATAAAAAACTTTTTAGTGATGAAAAACGAAACTACCTTAGTATCCCAAACAGTAAGTACTATTGGGATAAAGTCAGTTTTGAAAAAAACAGATTAACTCCCGAAGAGAAAAAGATTCTTGATGAAGTTATCGCAAAATATGACATACAAAAATCCAATGCTTTTGCAATAAAGCATAAATATGTTGTTATAACATTGCCTATACAAAATTGTGTGGGAAGATATGTAGGCGATTTTATAATTTTACATCCAAGCAAATATTTATTGAAACACTTCTATCTATTTGTGAAATATGCATTGATAAGTCTATTGCTGCTAACATTTATTTCGATTATGCTACTTCTTTATTTGAAACAGATTCGAAATAATATGCTTGCTCTTGAAAAAGCCGCTCTTAAAGACCCATTAACAAAAATCGCGAATAGAAGAGCGTACAAATACTTTATTAAAAGTTTGGATCAAAAACAAAAATATGGAATTATCTATTGCGATATAGACTTTTTCAAAAGAATCAATGATACCTATGGACACGATAAAGGGGATGAAATATTACAAAAAGTAGCCAAAACACTTTCCAGATTTATTCGAAAAGATGATCTTTTAGCAAGATGGGGAGGAGAGGAGTTTTTGATGGTCTTGCCAAACATTGGTTTGGAAGATGTAAAAAACAGGGCCGAAAAAATGAGACAAGCAATCGAAAATATATCCAAAGATCTTCCGGTAAGTTGCAGTTTCGGAGTGACAGTATGTGAAGACCCGACACATATTGAAGAGTGTATCAAAAGGGCAGATGAAGCCCTATATAGTGCCAAAAAGAGAGGAAGGAACAGAGTAGAAGTTATTTAA
- a CDS encoding YggS family pyridoxal phosphate-dependent enzyme, whose amino-acid sequence MDRYRLRDNFDEIVQRVEKARMERSEHHIVQIVAVTKYVGTEEIEALYELGQRAFGESRVQDLKTKSEALSDLPIEWHFIGRLQKNKINHLIDLNPWLMQSLDSLELALEIDKRLEKKGKTMDCLLQINSAKEESKAGVLPEVAYDEYLKIIEETKHLNLCGVMTIGAHTDDTTLIQKSFETTYKIFESLKPHGAQICSMGMSNDFELAIRCGSNMVRIGSLFFK is encoded by the coding sequence GTGGATAGATATAGACTCAGAGACAATTTCGATGAAATCGTACAACGAGTTGAAAAAGCGAGAATGGAGCGAAGCGAACACCATATCGTCCAAATTGTGGCTGTTACAAAATATGTAGGAACTGAGGAGATTGAAGCACTGTATGAACTTGGACAAAGAGCCTTTGGAGAAAGCCGAGTCCAAGATCTTAAAACCAAATCTGAGGCTCTAAGCGATCTTCCGATCGAGTGGCACTTTATCGGAAGACTGCAAAAAAACAAAATCAACCACCTCATTGATCTCAATCCTTGGCTTATGCAATCCCTTGATAGCCTTGAACTGGCACTAGAAATAGACAAACGGCTTGAGAAAAAAGGCAAAACAATGGATTGTTTGTTACAGATCAATAGCGCAAAAGAAGAAAGCAAAGCCGGTGTATTACCAGAAGTTGCGTATGATGAGTATTTAAAAATCATTGAGGAGACAAAACACCTCAACCTTTGTGGTGTAATGACCATAGGAGCCCACACTGATGATACTACATTGATCCAAAAAAGCTTTGAGACAACTTATAAAATCTTTGAATCTTTGAAACCTCATGGAGCCCAGATCTGCTCTATGGGAATGAGCAATGATTTTGAACTGGCGATTCGGTGTGGATCCAATATGGTGCGTATCGGTTCGCTTTTTTTTAAATAA
- the rseP gene encoding RIP metalloprotease RseP, translating to MGFLVSLLVLSFLIFFHELGHFLAARFFGVAVERFSIGFGPVLAKKWCCGTEWAISAIPLGGYVKMKGQDDTDPTAKSSDPDSYTMKKPWQRIIILFAGPFANFFLAFLLYLYIALSGYDVLAPKVGQVLPDSPASKAHLQKGDMILAINGQKIKTWEDLSSIIAHSHSPLKLLIDRNGKKEIVILQPKIMKTKNIFGEEVQRPMIGIAPANAYIKVHYSFFEAIQVAYDKTIEAGKFILLGIEKMIEGVVSPKEIGGVLTIMDVTAKASQAGLVALLSFTALISVNLGILNLLPIPALDGGHIMINLYEMITKHAPSEEMLYKITLAGWIFLIGLMGLGLYNDINRLLGVYSG from the coding sequence ATGGGTTTTTTAGTCAGTTTACTCGTCTTATCATTTCTCATCTTTTTTCATGAACTGGGTCACTTTTTAGCAGCTAGATTTTTTGGTGTAGCAGTAGAGCGATTTAGCATCGGTTTTGGACCAGTGCTAGCTAAAAAGTGGTGCTGTGGTACCGAGTGGGCAATCAGCGCCATTCCTTTGGGTGGATATGTCAAGATGAAAGGGCAAGACGATACCGATCCAACAGCCAAAAGCAGCGATCCGGATAGCTATACTATGAAAAAACCGTGGCAAAGAATCATCATCCTCTTCGCTGGCCCTTTTGCAAACTTTTTTCTTGCTTTCTTACTCTATCTCTATATCGCATTAAGCGGATATGATGTGCTAGCGCCAAAAGTGGGTCAAGTCCTGCCAGACTCTCCAGCATCCAAAGCACATCTGCAAAAGGGAGATATGATCCTCGCCATCAATGGACAAAAGATTAAAACATGGGAAGATTTAAGTAGCATCATCGCTCATTCTCATTCGCCACTCAAACTCCTTATTGATCGTAATGGCAAAAAAGAGATTGTCATTTTACAGCCCAAAATCATGAAAACAAAAAATATTTTTGGCGAAGAGGTACAGCGCCCAATGATTGGCATCGCACCGGCAAATGCCTATATAAAAGTACACTACTCTTTTTTTGAAGCGATACAAGTGGCCTATGATAAAACGATAGAAGCTGGTAAATTCATTCTTTTGGGTATAGAGAAGATGATCGAAGGGGTTGTCTCGCCAAAAGAGATCGGTGGGGTACTCACCATTATGGATGTAACAGCAAAAGCGAGTCAGGCAGGTTTAGTAGCGCTTCTGAGTTTTACAGCATTGATCTCAGTAAACCTTGGCATTTTAAATCTTTTACCAATTCCGGCTCTTGATGGTGGTCATATTATGATCAATCTGTATGAAATGATCACAAAACATGCACCAAGTGAAGAGATGCTTTATAAAATCACACTTGCTGGATGGATTTTTCTTATCGGACTTATGGGACTTGGCTTATATAACGATATCAATAGATTATTAGGAGTGTACAGTGGATAG
- the pgsA gene encoding CDP-diacylglycerol--glycerol-3-phosphate 3-phosphatidyltransferase: MNIPNILAFIRLCIAPLMFMLLVNRDLSLFAHIHPSWLDFWAAFLFVLASITDFFDGYIARSFNQITELGKILDPLADKMLTLAGFLGLMVLDRADPWAVYLILTREFFITGLRVSAAGSGKEIAASFLGKIKTIMQMIAIGFLIMNWPGGVLLLWLAVIITLYSGYEYIKEYLQ; encoded by the coding sequence ATGAATATCCCAAATATTTTAGCTTTTATACGATTATGCATAGCACCACTGATGTTTATGCTCCTTGTCAATAGAGATCTGTCCCTTTTTGCACACATCCATCCCTCATGGCTTGACTTCTGGGCCGCTTTTTTATTTGTTTTAGCAAGTATTACAGACTTTTTTGATGGATATATCGCCCGAAGCTTCAACCAGATCACTGAACTTGGAAAAATTCTTGATCCTTTAGCTGACAAAATGCTCACATTGGCCGGTTTTTTGGGATTGATGGTTCTTGACAGAGCTGATCCCTGGGCAGTCTATCTCATCTTGACAAGAGAGTTTTTCATTACAGGTCTTCGGGTCTCGGCTGCAGGAAGCGGAAAAGAGATTGCAGCATCCTTTTTGGGAAAAATAAAAACGATCATGCAGATGATCGCTATTGGATTTTTGATCATGAACTGGCCAGGAGGCGTACTCCTACTTTGGCTTGCAGTCATCATCACGCTTTATAGCGGATATGAATATATCAAGGAGTATTTACAATAA